The Juglans regia cultivar Chandler chromosome 2, Walnut 2.0, whole genome shotgun sequence genome includes a window with the following:
- the LOC109011262 gene encoding uncharacterized protein LOC109011262, with amino-acid sequence MASSPLNQKSNYHARSVSLPSRPHPLILQCNEHLCRLGASDTTSSSPSTTLRSKLSCLQDLYECVEKLLQLPQSQQAIVLERHEKWVEELFDGSLHLLDACSAAKDAVIHTKECTRELQSIMRRRRGDDMGFEREVRKYLMSRKVVKKAVQRALKGMESKRGNKNHENLAMVSTLREIEAATLNVFESLLSYIIGPKLRSKPSSWSLVSKLVLPKRVACDNEETERSEIEMVDAALYAIISEKASKSDHIVNAENVQNLLGKLEPNVQDLEEGLERLFRRLIKTRVSLLNIFNH; translated from the coding sequence ATGGCTTCCTCTCCTTTAAACCAAAAGTCCAATTACCATGCTCGCTCTGTTAGCTTGCCCTCCAGACCACACCCTCTCATTCTACAATGCAATGAGCATTTGTGCAGATTAGGTGCTTCAGACACTACTTCTTCATCACCATCAACAACATTAAGAAGCAAACTGAGTTGCCTTCAGGATCTGTACGAATGTGTTGAAAAGCTGCTTCAGTTACCCCAAAGTCAGCAAGCCATTGTCCTAGAGCGCCATGAAAAGTGGGTCGAAGAGCTTTTCGATGGATCTCTCCACCTATTGGATGCGTGTAGCGCAGCCAAGGATGCCGTGATCCATACAAAGGAATGCACACGTGAGCTCCAATCAATTATGCGCAGGAGAAGAGGAGATGACATGGGATTTGAGAGGGAGGTCAGGAAATACTTGATGTCCAGGAAGGTTGTCAAGAAAGCAGTCCAAAGAGCCCTTAAAGGCATGGAAAGTAAGCGTGGTAACAAAAACCATGAGAATCTGGCCATGGTTAGCACATTAAGAGAAATAGAGGCAGCCACCCTTAATGTCTTTGAATCCTTGTTATCCTATATAATTGGCCCTAAGTTGAGATCAAAACCAAGCAGCTGGTCTTTGGTCTCCAAGCTGGTCCTTCCCAAAAGAGTAGCATGTGACAATGAAGAAACAGAAAGATCTGAAATAGAGATGGTCGATGCTGCATTGTATGCCATTATCAGTGAAAAAGCAAGCAAATCTGATCACATAGTGAATGCTGAGAATGTCCAGAACTTGCTGGGAAAATTGGAGCCAAATGTTCAAGATCTTGAAGAAGGACTAGAGCGCCTTTTCAGGCGCTTAATCAAAACAAGAGTTTCCCTTCTCAACATCTTCAACCACTAG
- the LOC109011260 gene encoding uncharacterized protein LOC109011260 has protein sequence MASRHLNQKSNYHARSNSLPSRPHPLILQCNEHLCRLVASDTTSSSPSSALRSKLSCLQDLHECVEKLLLLPQTQQAISQEHHDKWVEELFDGSLQLLDACTATKDAVIHTKECTRELQSNMRRRRGGDMGFEREVRKYLMSRKVVKKAVQKALKGMESKRADKNHENLAMVNTLREIEAATLNVFESLLSYITGSKLRSKSSSWSLVSKLVLPKRVACDNEDTERSELEMVDSALYSIVRERRSKSDDMVNVENVQNLLLKLEPNVQDLEEGLELLFRRLIKTRVSLLNTFNH, from the coding sequence ATGGCTTCCCGTCATTTAAACCAAAAATCCAATTACCATGCTCGCTCTAATAGCTTGCCCTCAAGGCCACACCCTCTTATTCTACAATGCAATGAGCATTTGTGCAGATTAGTTGCCTCAGACACAACCTCTTCATCACCATCATCTGCATTAAGAAGCAAACTGAGTTGCCTTCAGGATCTGCATGAATGTGTTGAAAAGTTGCTTCTATTACCCCAAACTCAGCAAGCAATTTCCCAAGAGCACCATGACAAGTGGGTTGAAGAGCTTTTTGATGGATCTCTCCAGCTATTGGACGCTTGTACCGCAACCAAGGATGCCGTGATCCATACAAAGGAGTGCACACGTGAGCTCCAATCAAATATGCGCAGGAGAAGAGGAGGTGACATGGGGTTTGAGAGGGAGGTCAGGAAATACTTGATGTCTAGGAAGGTTGTCAAGAAGGCAGTCCAAAAGGCCCTGAAAGGAATGGAAAGTAAGCGTGCTGACAAAAACCATGAGAATCTGGCCATGGTTAACACATTAAGAGAAATAGAAGCAGCCACCCTCAATGTCTTTGAATCCTTGTTGTCTTATATAACAGGCTCCAAGTTGAGATCAAAATCAAGCAGCTGGTCTTTGGTCTCCAAGTTGGTCCTTCCCAAAAGAGTAGCATGTGACAATGAAGATACAGAAAGATCTGAACTCGAGATGGTCGATTCTGCATTGTACTCCATCGTTAGGGAAAGAAGAAGCAAATCTGATGACATGGTGAATGTTGAGAATGTCCAGAACTTGCTGTTAAAATTGGAGCCGAACGTTCAAGATCTTGAAGAAGGACTTGAGCTCCTTTTCAGGCGCTTAATCAAAACCAGAGTTTCCCTTCTCAACACCTTCAACCACTAG
- the LOC109011261 gene encoding amino acid transporter AVT1I-like yields MCLYFSGISLLTVPYALSRGGWLSLVFFLLIAALTFYTGILLKRCMDADPSIRHYLDIAERAFGKRGRLIVSIIMSSELFLIGIGLLILEVDNLEKLFPNFAVKIGSLIISGRCSFVIITALLAPFSALVHLVALDLKRRERC; encoded by the exons ATGTGTCTTTACTTCTCAGGAATCAGTTTACTAACAGTCCCTTATGCACTATCAAGAGGAGGGTGGTTGAGCTTGGTGTTCTTTCTCTTAATTGCCGCTTTGACTTTTTACACTGGCATTTTGCTAAAGAGATGTATGGATGCTGATCCATCAATTAGACACTACCTAGACATTGCTGAACGAGCATTTGGTAAAAGAGGTAGACTAATAGTTTCAATCATCATGAGCTCCGAGTTGTTCCTTATTGGAATAGGGCTTTTGATTCTAGAAGTCGACAACTTAGAGAAGTTGTTTCCAAATTTTGCGGTCAAGATTGGTTCACTGATAATCAGTGGAAGATGTTCATTTGTTATCATTACAGCACTA TTGGCTCCATTTTCTGCGTTGGTACACTTGGTGGCGTTGGATTTGAAGCGAAGGGAACGTTGTTAA
- the LOC109011247 gene encoding amino acid transporter AVT1J-like isoform X2, with amino-acid sequence MRERYHFSKVLLSSYSLTTVTYMLTAIVGYLMYGDNVDSQITLNLPSGEVSAKVAIYSTLLIPITKYALVITPVATALERELSPANYKNWRPLRMLIRIGLLTSTAIAAHIF; translated from the exons atGAGAGAAAGATATCATTTCAGTAAG GTTTTATTGTCTAGTTATAGTCTCACAACAGTAACTTACATGCTAACAGCTATTGTGGGGTATCTCATGTATGGAGACAACGTAGATTCACAAATAACTCTGAATCTACCAAGTGGAGAAGTTAGTGCAAAAGTGGCCATATATTCCACTTTGCTTATTCCAATTACAAAGTATGCATTAGTGATAACCCCAGTTGCAACTGCACTTGAACGTGAGCTTTCACCTGCAAATTACAAGAATTGGAGACCTTTACGAATGCTTATCCGAATCGGATTGCTTACGAGCACGGCAATTGCGGCACAT atattttga
- the LOC109011247 gene encoding amino acid transporter AVT1I-like isoform X1: protein MRERYHFSKVLLSSYSLTTVTYMLTAIVGYLMYGDNVDSQITLNLPSGEVSAKVAIYSTLLIPITKYALVITPVATALERELSPANYKNWRPLRMLIRIGLLTSTAIAAHVFPYFENLMAIIGSIFVVAASFVLPCLCYLKIVVSLNGWSSKLMGVVAIIVFGSVAGSLGTYSAFVDLLQNV, encoded by the exons atGAGAGAAAGATATCATTTCAGTAAG GTTTTATTGTCTAGTTATAGTCTCACAACAGTAACTTACATGCTAACAGCTATTGTGGGGTATCTCATGTATGGAGACAACGTAGATTCACAAATAACTCTGAATCTACCAAGTGGAGAAGTTAGTGCAAAAGTGGCCATATATTCCACTTTGCTTATTCCAATTACAAAGTATGCATTAGTGATAACCCCAGTTGCAACTGCACTTGAACGTGAGCTTTCACCTGCAAATTACAAGAATTGGAGACCTTTACGAATGCTTATCCGAATCGGATTGCTTACGAGCACGGCAATTGCGGCACATGTATTTCCATATTTTGAGAACCTCATGGCCATTATCGGTTCTATATTTGTTGTGGCAGCTTCATTTGTACTCCCATGCTTGTGCTATTTGAAGATTGTTGTTTCACTCAATGGTTGGAGCAGTAAGTTGATGGGTGTTGTAGCAATAATAGTATTTGGAAGTGTAGCAGGAAGTTTAGGGACCTATTCAGCCTTTGTAGACCTTTTACAAAATGTTTAG